The following proteins are encoded in a genomic region of Gimesia algae:
- a CDS encoding tRNA dihydrouridine synthase, with amino-acid sequence MSMIQWSTTEAPEIQIGDRVLASRYFLAPLAGYTQHAFRVAIRELGGVGLCTTDLVLASHLLSGSRKSKALLTTSPADQPLTIQIFGGVTAELVAAARWLDQHGYAAVDLNMGCPMAKINGNGGGARIMCSPDAACQMVAEVVDAVSIPVTVKMRLGWDRDSITAPLLAREFEQAGVAAITVHGRTRNQGFGGTVDLEGIRQTVEAVQHIPVIGNGDVCTVEDAFRMRQQTGCAAVSIGRGAMLDPWIFRKISQVVQGEEPVSEPTREEQIQFLERHFTLMFQQHELFGCRLIRKFAAWYGARLGIPEDLEDRLRRLESDGEFQDIVEQIRLRHGERESSVPTALIKTPNGPVERW; translated from the coding sequence ATGTCAATGATCCAGTGGAGTACCACGGAAGCTCCGGAAATCCAGATCGGGGATCGGGTTCTCGCCTCACGTTATTTCCTGGCGCCTCTGGCGGGTTACACGCAGCATGCGTTCCGAGTTGCTATCCGCGAACTGGGGGGCGTCGGACTCTGCACCACGGATCTGGTGCTCGCTTCTCATCTGCTGTCAGGCAGTCGCAAATCGAAGGCGCTGCTGACGACTTCTCCCGCCGACCAACCATTGACGATTCAGATCTTTGGCGGTGTCACTGCCGAGCTGGTTGCCGCGGCCCGCTGGCTGGATCAGCATGGTTATGCTGCCGTCGATCTGAATATGGGGTGTCCGATGGCCAAGATTAACGGCAACGGAGGTGGCGCCCGCATTATGTGTAGCCCCGACGCAGCCTGTCAGATGGTGGCAGAAGTCGTTGACGCGGTCTCGATTCCAGTGACGGTCAAAATGCGACTGGGCTGGGATCGTGATTCGATTACCGCGCCGCTTTTGGCACGCGAATTCGAGCAGGCGGGCGTGGCGGCGATTACAGTTCACGGACGCACCCGCAATCAGGGATTTGGAGGAACCGTGGATCTGGAGGGAATCAGGCAGACGGTCGAAGCCGTTCAACACATTCCCGTCATTGGTAATGGTGATGTTTGTACCGTGGAAGATGCTTTTCGCATGCGTCAACAGACCGGCTGTGCTGCGGTGTCAATCGGCCGTGGAGCCATGCTGGACCCCTGGATCTTTCGTAAGATCTCCCAGGTGGTTCAAGGTGAAGAACCAGTGTCCGAGCCCACCAGGGAAGAACAGATTCAATTTTTGGAACGCCACTTCACTTTGATGTTTCAGCAGCATGAACTGTTTGGCTGTCGCTTGATTCGCAAGTTTGCCGCCTGGTATGGTGCCCGCCTGGGAATTCCGGAAGATCTGGAAGACCGGTTGCGGCGACTGGAGTCAGACGGGGAGTTTCAGGACATCGTCGAACAGATTCGCCTGCGGCACGGCGAGCGGGAATCTTCTGTACCGACCGCATTGATTAAAACACCAAATGGTCCGGTCGAACGCTGGTGA
- a CDS encoding Maf family protein, producing the protein MNLSRIILGSRSPRRKELLTQLLPETQIEVVPPADPEEAGFEQLHEWDAIQQQLISICTAKNEDVFQQRPADASVPILTADTIGVVKRETGDLVVLGQPPVESAWQETVKEWFLNDYAGRTHLVLTGVCLRYQQRVTIQIAETEVTFHDQEYVRERLDWYLSTQESRGKAGGYAIQGAGSIFVNRIEGSLSNVVGLPLETVFEMLNRSQTV; encoded by the coding sequence ATGAATTTGTCTCGCATCATTCTCGGTTCCCGTTCGCCTCGCCGCAAAGAACTGCTCACACAGCTTCTGCCAGAAACTCAGATTGAAGTTGTGCCTCCCGCTGATCCGGAGGAAGCGGGATTTGAACAGCTGCACGAATGGGATGCGATACAACAGCAGCTGATCTCAATCTGTACTGCCAAAAATGAAGATGTCTTTCAGCAGAGGCCGGCTGACGCCTCGGTTCCGATCTTAACCGCAGATACAATCGGTGTTGTCAAACGGGAAACAGGTGATCTGGTTGTGCTGGGACAGCCTCCTGTTGAATCTGCCTGGCAGGAAACTGTCAAGGAATGGTTTCTGAACGACTACGCAGGGAGAACCCATCTGGTACTGACGGGTGTCTGCCTGAGATACCAGCAGCGGGTGACGATACAGATCGCAGAAACAGAGGTGACCTTTCACGATCAGGAGTATGTGCGGGAGCGACTGGACTGGTATCTTTCGACACAGGAGTCGCGCGGCAAGGCAGGGGGGTATGCGATTCAGGGAGCCGGGAGTATTTTTGTGAACCGCATTGAAGGCAGCCTGTCGAATGTTGTAGGATTGCCATTGGAAACTGTGTTCGAAATGTTGAATCGTTCACAAACCGTATAA
- a CDS encoding zinc-ribbon domain-containing protein codes for MNDDWESEYDTDYPDESDFDEETSTIVCPNCGADVYEEAPACPVCGEYIGVNTHPFSERPRWWVSLGILGVIATILVLIFLS; via the coding sequence GTGAATGATGACTGGGAATCAGAATATGATACAGATTACCCGGACGAATCGGACTTCGATGAGGAAACTTCAACCATCGTCTGCCCCAACTGCGGAGCAGACGTATATGAAGAAGCGCCTGCCTGCCCGGTCTGTGGAGAATATATAGGCGTGAATACTCACCCGTTCAGCGAGCGACCTCGCTGGTGGGTCTCCCTGGGAATCCTGGGAGTCATTGCTACCATTCTTGTTCTCATTTTTCTTTCGTAA
- a CDS encoding DUF1559 domain-containing protein, whose product MQPRSKSALVHRTGFTLIELLVVIAIIAILIALLLPAVQQAREAARRSTCKNNVKQMGLALHNYHETHRSFPPGWVQPSTSASCQPSVTSPSGCKPGWGWGTMLLPFIDQANMYNALNVKSTQLVATPSPESKTTIPLFRCPSDTGSQLNSDRGGHATSNYKTIYGSRGTGTSINTSPHNAAGGNGSFWSNSNTRLRDLTDGASNTVLIGETARGRVGSITYNGGVWVGYYDNGKTASVVWKTENHSGSLINGTLAWAFSSQHTGGAHFLLGDGGVRFLSENIDGTTYENLGKISDGNVIGEF is encoded by the coding sequence ATGCAGCCTCGGAGCAAATCCGCACTGGTCCACAGAACTGGTTTTACCCTGATTGAACTACTTGTTGTGATTGCCATTATTGCAATCCTGATTGCACTATTACTACCGGCGGTCCAACAGGCCCGGGAAGCCGCTCGACGCAGTACCTGCAAGAATAACGTGAAGCAGATGGGACTGGCGCTGCATAATTACCATGAAACGCATCGCAGTTTTCCTCCCGGCTGGGTGCAACCATCCACTTCAGCTTCCTGTCAGCCAAGTGTTACCAGTCCCAGCGGCTGTAAACCAGGCTGGGGCTGGGGAACCATGCTGCTCCCCTTCATTGATCAGGCCAACATGTATAATGCCTTGAATGTGAAGAGTACTCAACTGGTCGCCACTCCCTCTCCGGAATCAAAAACGACCATCCCTCTCTTCCGCTGTCCTTCCGACACTGGCAGCCAGCTGAATTCCGATCGAGGTGGCCATGCGACCTCCAACTACAAAACCATCTACGGCAGCCGCGGGACGGGCACATCGATTAACACCAGCCCGCATAATGCAGCCGGCGGTAACGGCTCTTTCTGGTCGAACAGTAATACTCGACTACGTGATCTCACCGATGGTGCCAGCAACACCGTGCTGATTGGCGAAACCGCACGGGGACGTGTGGGTTCGATCACTTACAATGGAGGCGTCTGGGTTGGTTACTACGATAATGGCAAAACAGCATCTGTCGTCTGGAAAACAGAAAACCATTCTGGCTCCCTCATAAACGGAACGTTGGCCTGGGCTTTCAGCAGTCAGCATACCGGCGGTGCCCACTTTCTGCTCGGCGATGGTGGCGTCCGCTTCCTGAGTGAGAATATCGACGGAACGACTTACGAAAACCTGGGAAAAATCAGCGACGGCAATGTGATCGGCGAATTTTAA
- the hslU gene encoding ATP-dependent protease ATPase subunit HslU, translating into MQELTPRQIVAELDKHIVGQDDAKRAVAIALRNRWRWQQLPDELRNEITPKNIIMIGPTGVGKTEITRRLAKLINAPFIKVEATKYTEVGYYGRDVESMVRDLVDSAKNLVRENKRVEVVDKAKVRVEERLLDLLIPRPEWEASYVESTEEGKEENASERYERTRDKFRKMLNQGALEEKEVEISIDPKSSPVQVFSNMGMDQMDVDLQGMFERIMPQQSKHRKMSVKEARGVLLDQEVEGLMDKDAIAEEAVQLAERSGIVFIDELDKICTSEEGGSRGGDVSRQGVQRDLLPIVEGTTVQTRSGSVKTDYMLFIAAGAFHRTKPSDLMPELQGRFPIRVELQELTRDDFLRILTEPTSSITMQYQALLETEGVKIKFEQDGLEELAKIAFQVNQTTQNIGARRLHTILERLLEEVSFEAPDLKTKKIVIDAPYVQQKLHSIVEDEDLSKFIL; encoded by the coding sequence GTGCAAGAGTTAACACCCCGACAGATCGTCGCGGAACTGGATAAACATATCGTCGGTCAGGATGACGCGAAACGCGCTGTCGCCATCGCGCTGCGAAATCGCTGGCGCTGGCAGCAGCTCCCCGATGAACTGCGGAATGAAATCACGCCCAAAAACATCATCATGATCGGGCCGACGGGGGTCGGGAAAACCGAAATTACACGACGGCTGGCGAAATTGATCAATGCACCCTTCATCAAAGTCGAAGCGACCAAATATACCGAAGTGGGTTATTACGGTCGCGATGTGGAAAGCATGGTCCGCGACCTGGTTGACTCGGCTAAAAATCTGGTCCGTGAAAACAAACGCGTGGAGGTCGTAGATAAAGCCAAAGTCCGTGTGGAAGAACGCCTGCTGGATCTGTTGATTCCGCGACCCGAATGGGAAGCTTCCTACGTTGAATCCACCGAAGAAGGTAAGGAAGAAAACGCATCGGAACGCTACGAACGAACCCGCGACAAGTTTCGCAAAATGCTGAACCAGGGGGCACTCGAAGAGAAAGAAGTCGAAATCTCGATCGACCCGAAAAGCTCTCCCGTGCAGGTTTTTTCCAATATGGGCATGGACCAGATGGACGTCGATCTGCAGGGCATGTTTGAACGCATTATGCCGCAGCAGAGTAAGCATCGTAAAATGTCCGTGAAAGAAGCACGCGGAGTTCTCCTCGACCAGGAAGTTGAAGGCTTGATGGATAAAGATGCCATTGCCGAAGAAGCCGTGCAACTGGCCGAACGCAGCGGGATCGTCTTTATCGATGAGCTTGACAAGATCTGTACTTCAGAAGAAGGTGGCAGTCGAGGCGGCGATGTGAGCCGCCAGGGTGTGCAGCGCGACTTGCTGCCCATCGTGGAAGGGACCACAGTACAGACTCGCAGTGGGTCTGTCAAAACAGACTATATGCTGTTTATCGCAGCCGGTGCCTTTCATCGTACGAAACCTTCCGATCTGATGCCCGAACTACAGGGACGTTTTCCGATTCGTGTCGAACTGCAGGAACTGACGCGAGATGATTTTCTCAGAATTCTGACTGAGCCAACCAGTTCGATTACGATGCAGTATCAGGCTTTGCTGGAAACCGAAGGCGTGAAGATCAAATTCGAACAGGATGGTCTGGAAGAGCTGGCAAAAATTGCGTTTCAAGTGAATCAGACGACGCAGAATATTGGTGCCCGCCGTCTGCATACCATTCTGGAACGTCTCCTGGAAGAAGTCAGCTTTGAAGCACCCGATCTCAAAACGAAAAAGATTGTGATCGACGCGCCGTATGTTCAACAGAAACTGCATTCGATTGTGGAAGATGAAGACCTTAGCAAATTCATCCTATAA
- the hslV gene encoding ATP-dependent protease subunit HslV — protein MGSKDKKKWRSTTILTVRHNGQVAIGGDGQVTHGDTVMKSDTRKIRKILDGHVICGFAGSTADAFSLLERFEVKARDYPGNMPRAATELARDWRTDRVLRKLEALIIVVNDEHSLLITGQGDVVVPSDGVIGIGSGGNFATAAARALIGHSQLSAAEIVKTSLGIASDIDIYTNNNIIVEELQCKS, from the coding sequence ATGGGTTCCAAAGATAAAAAGAAATGGCGTTCCACAACGATATTAACAGTGCGTCATAACGGTCAGGTTGCCATCGGCGGAGATGGACAGGTGACCCATGGTGATACTGTCATGAAAAGCGATACCCGCAAGATTCGCAAGATTCTCGACGGCCACGTTATCTGTGGTTTTGCCGGTTCGACCGCCGATGCATTTTCTCTGCTGGAACGCTTCGAAGTCAAAGCCCGGGATTACCCGGGTAATATGCCGCGGGCGGCAACTGAACTGGCGCGTGACTGGCGCACCGATCGCGTCTTGCGAAAACTGGAAGCACTGATCATCGTCGTCAATGACGAACATAGTCTACTGATTACCGGCCAGGGAGATGTTGTTGTACCCTCAGATGGAGTCATCGGCATCGGTTCCGGAGGCAACTTTGCGACGGCAGCAGCCCGGGCGCTGATTGGGCATTCCCAGCTGTCGGCTGCGGAAATTGTGAAAACATCGCTGGGAATCGCATCAGATATCGACATCTATACGAATAATAATATCATCGTGGAGGAGCTGCAGTGCAAGAGTTAA
- a CDS encoding YciI family protein, translating to MVVPDGELEAVGRDAHAVIDEAVPPVLVSADGTFAAGGYSWAPPLNGGFTVLELPSREEAIAWAARMAKACRCDQELRGFGFDPQS from the coding sequence ATGGTCGTACCCGATGGCGAACTGGAGGCGGTTGGTCGCGACGCACACGCGGTAATCGACGAAGCAGTCCCGCCGGTGCTCGTCTCGGCTGATGGCACGTTTGCCGCAGGAGGATACTCGTGGGCGCCTCCGCTCAATGGCGGCTTCACGGTACTCGAACTACCGTCGCGCGAGGAGGCCATCGCGTGGGCCGCGCGCATGGCGAAGGCCTGTCGTTGTGACCAGGAGCTACGCGGCTTTGGGTTCGACCCGCAGTCCTGA
- a CDS encoding HD domain-containing protein, translated as MSERISNISDFLLQLDALKSINRRSYINGGERVENSAEHSWHLAMACWAFAELFPEDYDISKLIKLALLHDLGEIEAGDTFLYSTNRSDAHIEERKCVEKIALHPGNPIGNIIELWEEQEAGKSKEAKLLKVIDRLLPFLHNINSEGRSWQDNGIHKNQVLKMHQFIEEENYEIYGWFISKVEYAVEQGWLNGS; from the coding sequence TGCTTTGAAGTCGATAAATCGACGCTCTTACATCAATGGCGGCGAGCGAGTGGAAAATTCGGCTGAGCATTCATGGCATTTAGCTATGGCCTGCTGGGCGTTTGCAGAATTGTTTCCGGAAGATTATGACATTTCGAAGCTCATCAAGCTTGCGTTACTCCATGATCTTGGTGAAATCGAAGCGGGAGATACCTTTCTTTACAGTACCAATAGAAGTGATGCGCATATTGAAGAACGCAAATGTGTAGAAAAAATTGCTTTGCACCCAGGAAATCCTATAGGAAATATCATTGAACTTTGGGAGGAACAAGAGGCAGGAAAGAGTAAGGAAGCGAAACTCTTAAAAGTGATTGATCGCTTGTTGCCTTTTCTTCATAACATCAATAGCGAAGGTCGATCATGGCAGGATAACGGAATACACAAGAATCAAGTGTTGAAAATGCATCAATTTATCGAGGAAGAAAATTACGAAATATATGGGTGGTTTATTTCAAAGGTAGAGTATGCTGTTGAGCAAGGGTGGTTGAATGGCTCCTGA